The Lacipirellula parvula genome window below encodes:
- a CDS encoding YbaY family lipoprotein has product MTPTLRLNVLTLATAFTVSAAAQHTVAQTATQASARSRDLSEAWSAAPSLLPSTAAIPSWNAQPNSWRLGVAIQNVDTGVVLTDVEAGMPAQQAGLENGDIIVNVDGFQVGYVEGALFDLGDEIRRRVDQNGKVDFLVFDNRNRRLQNLPVTLAQQNAASVRGEITCKERVTLTQQAVLTVRLRDVTYPNWQNVEVGKQVITNPKHPPIPFAIAVDRTQIYPDHKYAVDAYLVDNGKILLQSSAAIPVNLLSNTAPIQINLVKVGANVPPSNTYAVGQLDQINQWYKQYLRRDALPTELNAWQNYLQAGKSPQDIQAYILGSPEYFDRMGNQRDPYLAALYQTLLGRQPTAAEMQQFVSQYQQYGGARTDFVRDVMRLQP; this is encoded by the coding sequence ATGACGCCGACTTTGCGTCTCAACGTACTCACGCTCGCCACCGCGTTCACCGTGAGTGCCGCCGCCCAACACACCGTCGCTCAAACCGCAACCCAAGCTTCGGCCCGCAGCCGCGACCTCAGCGAGGCCTGGAGCGCCGCCCCCAGTCTCCTGCCGTCGACGGCCGCCATCCCCTCGTGGAACGCCCAGCCCAACTCCTGGCGGCTCGGCGTCGCCATCCAAAACGTCGACACCGGCGTCGTCCTCACCGACGTCGAAGCCGGCATGCCAGCCCAGCAGGCGGGGCTGGAGAACGGCGACATCATCGTCAACGTCGACGGCTTCCAAGTCGGCTACGTCGAAGGCGCCCTGTTCGACCTCGGCGATGAAATCCGCCGCCGCGTCGACCAAAACGGCAAAGTCGACTTCCTAGTCTTCGATAACCGCAACCGCCGCCTGCAGAACTTGCCCGTCACGCTCGCGCAGCAAAACGCCGCCAGCGTCCGCGGCGAAATTACCTGCAAGGAACGCGTCACGCTCACGCAGCAAGCCGTGCTCACCGTCCGCCTTCGCGACGTCACCTACCCCAATTGGCAAAACGTCGAAGTCGGCAAGCAAGTGATCACCAATCCGAAGCACCCGCCGATTCCGTTCGCGATTGCCGTCGACCGCACGCAGATCTACCCGGACCACAAGTACGCCGTCGACGCCTACCTCGTCGACAACGGCAAGATCTTGCTGCAAAGCTCAGCGGCCATTCCGGTGAATCTGCTGAGCAACACCGCCCCGATTCAAATAAACCTCGTGAAGGTCGGCGCCAACGTCCCGCCGAGCAACACCTACGCGGTCGGGCAACTCGATCAGATCAACCAGTGGTACAAGCAGTACCTCCGCCGCGACGCGTTGCCGACGGAACTCAACGCCTGGCAGAACTACCTGCAAGCCGGCAAATCGCCGCAAGACATCCAGGCCTACATCCTCGGCAGCCCCGAGTATTTCGACCGCATGGGCAACCAGCGCGATCCCTACCTCGCCGCCCTCTACCAAACGCTGCTCGGCCGCCAACCGACGGCGGCGGAAATGCAGCAGTTCGTCTCCCAGTACCAACAATACGGCGGCGCCAGAACCGACTTCGTCCGCGACGTGATGCGTTTGCAGCCGTAG